The DNA sequence GACTTAGGTTCTTTTGGCGGTGTACTTTGCGCTATCGATCGGCTCGCGGCCGCGATACCGATGGCCGGAGGCATCGCCATTGGTCCGCCGACATGACGACAGTGGGCGCGGTTCCAGGGCCACGTTGCCGCTTGCCCGCGGTTCGCAATCTCATCTTATCATCGGCCACAAGGCTCGTTTTACAATTTAGGTTCGGGCTTCGGCCCGCGGAGGAGAGCGCACGATGGCAGCCAAGGAAAATCAAGGTCTTCAGATCGCGCTAATCGGCTTTGTCATGCTCACGATTCTGCTGAGCGTGACGACGTATTTATTCTTCAAGAACTGGCAGGAGGCTGACGGAAAAATGAAAGCGGCCCAAACTGATGCCAGCAAAGCCAACGACAGCAAGACCGCGGCGGACAAAGACGTCGCCGACTTGAAGACGATCATCGGCAGCGCCCCGACCGACGACGTAGGCAAGATCAAGACCGATGTGAGCAGCAGCATCAACGGCCAGTACGTTGCGCTCGGACTTACGGCGCTACCGGCCGATCAGCAGAACTTGTTAAAGGTCAATACGGAACTCGGCACCACGATCAAGGCCAAGTATGCCGACGTGGAAAGTCGCGACACCGACATCAAGAATCTAAAGAAGCAGCTTGCGGCCGATGCGGAAAAGGCGACGGCGAAACTGAACGAGGCCGTGGCGGCCCGTGACGCGGCGGTGGCCGACCTGGACAAGGAGCGAGCTGCCTACAAGGCGGCCGTCGACGAACTCAAAACGGGCAAGGAGCAGCTCGTTCAGGACAAGAACGACTTGAACAAGAAACTCGACGAACTCAAGGCCGGCGACGATCGGCGCACCGCTGAGTTGCGGTCCCAATTGGACAAGACGAACAAAGACCTGGCCGCAATCAAGGACGCCTACAATAAGTATTTTCATCTCGATCCTTCGGCGACCGGCGGGCAAATCACCTGGGTCAATCAGCGCGACGAGATGGCCTATATCAATCTCGGGTGGGACGACGGGCTCCACCGCCGGATCACGTTCAGCGCCTACCCGCCTGGAACGACCGACGTGGAAAAGGGGGTCGCCAAAGGGAAGATTGAAGTGATCAACGTCACCGGACCTCATCAGGCCGAGGCGCGGATCGTCGAGAACCCTGTCAACAATCCGCTCTTGCCCGGCGACATGATCCACACCCAAGGCTGGCATCCCGGCCAGCACGAGCATTTCGCCATCGCCGGCTTCATCGACATCGACGGCGTGGGACGCGATCAAACGAAGAAGCTGCACGACCTGATCCTCGCCAATGGCGGAATCGTCGATGTCGAACTCGTCGAGGAAAAGAGCGCCGAGGGCAAAACGATCTTCAAGTCCAAGGGAGAGATGACGGTCAACACCCGCTATCTGATTATGGGGGAACAGTCCGCCGACAAAGCGGTGGTGTCCGAGCGACTCAGCGCTTCGGGGGGACTCAGCAAGGAGGCCGCCCGACTGGGAGTGGAGCAGATCGGCCTGCAGAAATTCCTGGGCATGATGGGCTACACGCCGCATTCCGCCGCCGGCATCGGGTCATCCGCTCCGGACGCAGACACCAACGGTTTCCGCCCACGCACGCCCCCCGCCCGCGGCAAGGATGACGGCGCATTCTAGGATGATTCACAGCGGCTCACACCGCCCGGCGTCGAATTCGGCATTGGCTTGACGCGCCGCCTCGTCGAGACGCCCGGCGCGAATATCCGCTTCGATTTGGCGGTCCCATGCTTCGGCGAAAAACTCCTCGAACCAGCGCGCGAATTCCGCTAGATCGTCAGGGGGTAGGCTGGTTACAACGGTTTCCAACTCGTGTAGCGTCACGTTTGCCTCCAGATTGCACCGAAGATAATTCTATTGTCCCATCCACGCAATCATGCGACAAGAGGCTGTAGAATGCTACGGATGGATTCGTTGAACGACTCGGTAAAGACGTTAGAACTTATCGCCCATCGCGGGGCATCTTGGGACGCGCCGGAGAATACGGTCTCGGCCGTCCGGCTGGCTTGGGAGCAGGGGGCGGATGCCGTCGAGGCCGATTTTCGCTTGACTCGCGACGGGCAGATCGTCGCGATCCACGACGATTCGACGCTCCGCATCGCCGGCGTCGATCTCCGCGTTCGGGAGCATTCTCTTGATGAGCTTCAGGCGCTCGATTTCGGCAGTTGGAAGAGCGATCGCTTCCGCGGGGAGCGAATCGCGACGCTCGACCAACTCTTGGCCACGATGCCGGCCGGTAAGCGGTTCTATGTCGAGATCAAATGCGGGGCAGAGATTGCCGGGCCGTTGGCCGCAAGCGTTCGCCAAGTGGGCTTGGCGGACGAGCGGATCGTCGTGATCTGCTTTTCGTCTGCCGTGCTGGTGCAGGTTCGCCGGGCGCTCCCAAAATCGCCGACTTACCTTGTCGTCGAGTTTCTCCGCGATCCGCAATCTGGCGCTTGGTTTCCCGATGCGGAGGCGATGCTCTCCGAGGCCGTTCGCACCGAGTTGACTGGGCTGGATTTGATGGCCGCTCGGCTGGATTCGGGATTGGTTGCCCGAGCGAAGGAGGCGGGGCTGGACCTCTGCGTCTGGACGGTCGATTCGCCGGAAGAGGCGCGGCGCACGCTGGATCTAGACATCCACCGGATCACGACCAATCGTCCTGGCTGGCTCCGCGAACAGCTCTGATGGCGCGTAGATAGCAGCGAATAACCGCCTCCGGAATCCGTTCTCGATGCGCTGTCTACGGTCTGCTGTCTACGGTATGATGGAAAGTAGCTGGCCGCGACGATTCACCGCGCGAGCCGGTCTCATCCGCGAGAGGTTCCTCATGTCGAAGGCCGTCGTCGATCCCGGCGAAGTCCGCCGCTTCGCTCATCAGCTCAAGCAGTTCACGGGTGAATTGCTCAATCAAATGGCGGTCGTGCAGCGGCAGGTGAGCGGCCTGGGAGCCACGTGGCGCGATCAAGAGCACAAGA is a window from the Pirellulales bacterium genome containing:
- a CDS encoding glycerophosphodiester phosphodiesterase, with product MNDSVKTLELIAHRGASWDAPENTVSAVRLAWEQGADAVEADFRLTRDGQIVAIHDDSTLRIAGVDLRVREHSLDELQALDFGSWKSDRFRGERIATLDQLLATMPAGKRFYVEIKCGAEIAGPLAASVRQVGLADERIVVICFSSAVLVQVRRALPKSPTYLVVEFLRDPQSGAWFPDAEAMLSEAVRTELTGLDLMAARLDSGLVARAKEAGLDLCVWTVDSPEEARRTLDLDIHRITTNRPGWLREQL
- a CDS encoding WXG100 family type VII secretion target, with amino-acid sequence MSKAVVDPGEVRRFAHQLKQFTGELLNQMAVVQRQVSGLGATWRDQEHKKFLEDFEQQIQVLRRFVESTNQYVPYLIRKAERVEEYLHQR